The following coding sequences lie in one Pseudomonas monsensis genomic window:
- a CDS encoding ABC transporter substrate-binding protein, with the protein MNGFRRLLAASAAAFALLASAPPLMAAQAPIHFADLNWESGSLITDVLRIIVEKGYGLPTDTLPGTTITLETALANNDIQVIGEEWAGRSPVWVKAETEGKVVSLGDTVKGATEGWWVPEYVIKGDPAKGIKPLAPDLRSVSDLKKYKDVFKDPESPSKGRFLNSPIGWTSEVVNKQKLTAYGLQDDFTNFRSGSGAALDAEISSSIRRGKPVLFYYWSPTPLLGKFKLVQLEEPPFDAEAWKTLTDADNPNPKPTRSLASKLSIGVSTPFQKQYPQIAEFFSKVDFPIESLNKALADMSEKHTAPRQAAEAFMKAHPDVWQAWLPKDVADKVAADLK; encoded by the coding sequence ATGAACGGATTTCGACGGTTGTTGGCCGCCAGCGCGGCCGCATTCGCTTTGCTGGCGTCGGCGCCACCGCTGATGGCCGCGCAGGCGCCGATTCATTTTGCCGACCTGAATTGGGAAAGCGGCAGCCTGATCACTGATGTCCTGCGGATCATCGTCGAGAAGGGCTACGGATTGCCGACGGACACGCTGCCCGGCACCACCATCACCCTGGAAACCGCGCTGGCCAACAATGACATTCAGGTCATTGGCGAGGAGTGGGCCGGGCGTAGTCCGGTGTGGGTCAAGGCAGAAACCGAGGGCAAGGTGGTCAGTCTCGGTGATACGGTCAAGGGCGCGACCGAAGGCTGGTGGGTGCCGGAATACGTGATCAAGGGTGATCCGGCCAAAGGCATCAAGCCGCTGGCGCCGGACCTGCGCAGCGTCAGTGACCTGAAAAAGTACAAGGATGTGTTCAAGGACCCGGAGAGCCCGAGCAAGGGCCGGTTCCTCAACAGCCCCATTGGCTGGACCTCGGAAGTGGTCAACAAGCAGAAGCTGACGGCATATGGCCTGCAGGATGACTTCACCAATTTCCGCAGTGGCTCGGGAGCGGCACTGGACGCCGAGATCAGTTCTTCGATTCGTCGCGGCAAACCGGTGTTGTTCTACTACTGGTCGCCGACACCGCTGCTGGGCAAATTCAAACTGGTGCAACTGGAAGAGCCGCCGTTTGATGCCGAGGCATGGAAGACCCTGACCGACGCCGACAATCCGAATCCGAAACCGACCCGGTCGCTGGCCTCGAAGCTGTCGATTGGCGTGTCTACGCCGTTTCAAAAGCAGTACCCGCAGATTGCCGAATTCTTCAGCAAGGTCGATTTTCCGATCGAGTCGCTGAACAAGGCGCTGGCAGACATGAGTGAAAAACACACCGCGCCACGCCAAGCGGCTGAAGCCTTCATGAAAGCGCATCCGGATGTGTGGCAGGCATGGTTGCCGAAGGATGTGGCGGATAAGGTGGCGGCTGATCTGAAATAG
- a CDS encoding TonB-dependent receptor, which produces MKQLTLLASLCGCLSVNAWAQSAVDLAPITINGESGAEPGLSLDQSSGMASRLGLSVRDTPASVAIANRNDIERHGAQNFQDAANTLPGVNASAPPGFGGFVSYRGFTSSQITQMFNGINVSGGLARPVDAWIYDRVELLGGPSSLVNGAGSVGGSLNYVTKLASRDEQATEGRVSYGTYDTTETAFGLNHALTAPNADVQHYARLDVSHNTSNGYIDRQERDAWSVAFSLLSDLTPDLSHTLALEYQDEHEDSPYWGTPVLNPKAGELKIDRHNRFNNYNVEDGRYEQRTIWLRSIIDYRINDSTTLRNTLYHLDSQRDYRNLETYQYNADNTAVNRSTAYQVRHQGEQNGNQFELRHDNTFFGLDTTWSGGFEYKVNQTTNSPLNVKGASTVDPNNYRPGHFYDIPGTNPKLISDKTNEVTTKALFVENRLALTDRLSLLTGLRYDDIDLDVTNHRTVTATNPKHLKRSWEPVTGRVGLTWQFIPSANVYVQYSTAAEQPNGTQDFDVSTGKQWEIGSKFDYLNGRGSATVAAYTIERKDFAVTDPLDPTSSIPVGQQTSKGIEIASSLRITDKLLAEGNFAWVDAQYDDFTEKNAAGVVVSRKGNTPTNVPDRVGNVWLTYDFSPQWQGGVNARYVASVYADTANTMTVPSYTLFGSFLSYKVDSHTTVTGRVRNLTNEVYAEFAHVSPAYYLGTPRTFELAVQTRF; this is translated from the coding sequence ATGAAACAACTCACTTTGCTGGCGAGCCTGTGCGGCTGCCTGTCCGTTAACGCCTGGGCGCAATCCGCCGTGGATCTGGCGCCGATCACCATCAATGGCGAGTCCGGCGCCGAACCGGGCTTGAGCCTCGACCAATCCAGTGGCATGGCCTCGCGCCTCGGTCTGAGCGTGCGCGACACACCCGCGTCGGTGGCCATTGCCAACCGCAACGACATCGAACGCCACGGCGCACAAAATTTCCAGGACGCCGCCAACACCCTGCCCGGGGTCAATGCCAGCGCACCGCCGGGTTTCGGCGGCTTCGTCTCCTATCGCGGCTTCACCAGCAGCCAGATTACCCAGATGTTCAACGGCATCAACGTATCCGGCGGCCTCGCCCGGCCGGTGGATGCGTGGATTTACGACCGGGTGGAATTGCTCGGTGGTCCGTCATCGCTGGTCAATGGCGCAGGTTCCGTCGGCGGTTCGTTGAACTACGTGACCAAACTGGCCAGCCGCGATGAACAGGCGACTGAAGGTCGGGTCAGCTACGGCACCTACGACACCACCGAAACCGCCTTCGGCCTCAACCACGCCCTGACCGCGCCGAATGCCGATGTGCAGCACTACGCGCGTCTGGATGTCAGTCACAACACCAGCAACGGCTACATCGACCGCCAGGAACGCGATGCCTGGAGCGTGGCGTTCTCGCTGCTCAGCGACCTCACGCCGGACCTGTCGCACACCCTCGCCCTCGAATATCAGGACGAGCACGAAGACAGCCCGTACTGGGGCACGCCGGTGCTCAACCCCAAGGCCGGTGAGTTGAAAATCGACAGACACAACCGCTTCAACAATTACAACGTCGAAGACGGGCGCTACGAACAACGGACGATCTGGCTGCGCTCGATCATTGATTACCGGATCAACGACAGCACCACCCTGCGCAACACGCTGTATCACCTCGACAGCCAGCGCGACTACCGCAACCTCGAAACCTATCAGTACAACGCCGACAACACGGCGGTGAATCGCTCCACCGCGTATCAGGTGCGCCATCAGGGCGAGCAGAACGGCAACCAGTTCGAACTGCGTCACGACAATACGTTCTTCGGTCTCGATACAACGTGGTCCGGGGGTTTCGAATACAAGGTCAACCAGACCACCAACTCACCGCTCAACGTCAAAGGCGCGAGTACGGTGGACCCGAACAACTACCGGCCAGGGCATTTCTACGACATTCCCGGCACCAACCCGAAGTTGATCAGCGACAAGACCAATGAAGTCACGACCAAGGCACTGTTCGTGGAAAACCGTCTGGCGCTGACCGACAGACTGTCGCTGCTCACAGGCCTGCGTTACGACGATATCGACCTCGACGTCACCAACCATCGCACAGTGACCGCCACCAACCCCAAGCACCTCAAGCGCAGTTGGGAGCCGGTGACTGGTCGCGTCGGCCTGACCTGGCAATTCATCCCGTCGGCCAACGTCTACGTGCAATACAGCACCGCCGCCGAGCAACCGAACGGTACTCAGGACTTTGATGTTTCGACGGGTAAACAATGGGAGATTGGCAGCAAGTTCGACTACCTGAACGGGCGAGGCTCGGCGACCGTCGCCGCCTACACCATCGAGCGCAAGGACTTCGCCGTTACCGATCCACTGGACCCGACCAGCAGCATTCCAGTCGGCCAGCAGACCTCGAAAGGCATCGAGATTGCGAGTTCGTTGCGTATCACCGACAAGCTGTTGGCCGAAGGCAACTTCGCCTGGGTCGATGCGCAGTACGACGACTTCACTGAAAAGAATGCCGCCGGTGTCGTGGTGTCGCGCAAGGGCAATACACCGACCAACGTGCCGGATCGCGTCGGCAATGTGTGGCTGACCTATGACTTTTCGCCGCAATGGCAAGGTGGGGTCAATGCGCGTTACGTAGCATCGGTGTATGCCGACACCGCCAACACCATGACCGTGCCGTCGTACACGCTGTTCGGCAGCTTCCTCAGCTACAAGGTTGATTCACACACCACCGTCACCGGGCGGGTGCGCAACCTGACCAACGAGGTGTACGCCGAGTTTGCGCATGTGTCGCCGGCTTACTATCTGGGCACGCCGCGCACCTTTGAATTGGCGGTGCAGACTCGATTCTAA